CTTCTCTAAAGTTTAGAATGTTTAACAAACCTGATACAAGCAGAAAATAGAACATAAGAGTTTGTAATTTAGTAAATGGAAGATTTATATACTTAAAAGCAAGGTACATTGCAAGGAATAGTTCTCCAATTTTTAGTGAACCAAAAATTAAAGAGAGAACTATTAATTTTTTTACATTCCATTTTTCGGGCTTGTTTGATGGCACCACATTATCAGTTGCAATTGACATGGTAACAAAATCATACAAAAAGAGCATTAAAACCATTTGGGCAGGAGTAATTATTGGTTTTCCGATAATTAACGTTGCAATTGAAACAAAAAAGACGATTTGGAATGTTTTTACAACTTTATTTATTATCCACAAGACTATTCTTTTATAAATTTTTTTCCCGGTGTAGATAAGATCAACAATATTTGAAAGTCCTGGGCTTGTGAAAATAACCTTTGCAGATTGTTTAGCAATTTCAAGGGAGTTTGAAACTGCAATGCCTAAATCTGCCTTTTTGAGCGCTGGAGCATCATTTGCACCATCACCT
This sequence is a window from Caldisericaceae bacterium. Protein-coding genes within it:
- a CDS encoding HAD-IC family P-type ATPase; this encodes IKEWETSQSEQNENPDVFAEVLPEDKLNIVNFYQSRNHVVGMTGDGANDAPALKKADLGIAVSNSLEIAKQSAKVIFTSPGLSNIVDLIYTGKKIYKRIVLWIINKVVKTFQIVFFVSIATLIIGKPIITPAQMVLMLFLYDFVTMSIATDNVVPSNKPEKWNVKKLIVLSLIFGSLKIGELFLAMYLAFKYINLPFTKLQTLMFYFLLVSGLLNILNFREEGFFLSSRPSNILLTTIIVDIVIATLISWLGIFVAKVPILHILIAFIYIFFVTLVFTDLLKILVYKIIKI